In the genome of Cheilinus undulatus linkage group 6, ASM1832078v1, whole genome shotgun sequence, one region contains:
- the lrrc73 gene encoding leucine-rich repeat-containing protein 73: MLPASIQITGELLSAAEVQDICESLKEDSVRLLSVRGCQLSDRDFGRVCRSVAESHSLAQLNLNLGVVSSISRTRHLADALKTNRSLQTLFLHGSPLLDAGLVTLNSALSTHPTLVCLDLGDCMLGDEALALICGMLPPDGAKSGDSIRFRCDFITSLFKSYRTPECQMSCIYP, translated from the exons ATGCTGCCAGCCTCCATCCAGATCACAGGAGAGCTGCTGTCAGCCGCTGAGGTTCAGGATATCTGTGAGAGTCTGAAGGAGGACAGCGTTCGGCTGCTGTCCGTCCGTGGCTGCCAGTTATCCGACCGGGACTTTGGTCGCGTCTGCCGGAGCGTTGCAGAGTCGCACTCGCTTGCCCAGCTCAACCTCAACCTCGGCGTGGTCTCCAGCATCAGCCGGACACGACACCTGGCTGATGCCCTGAAGACGAACCGCTCCTTGCAGACCCTTTT TCTCCATGGCAGCCCGCTGTTGGATGCTGGCCTGGTAACCTTGAACTCGGCCCTGTCTACCCACCCAACGCTGGTCTGTCTGGATCTGGGAGACTGCATGCTTGGAGATGAGGCACTGGCTCTGATATGTGGGATGCTGCCTCCAGATGGAGCAAAGTCAGGTGACTCCATCAGGTTTAGATGTGACTTTATTACATCCCTATTTAAAAGTTACCGAACCCCAGAGTGTCAGATGAGCTGCATCTACCCATGA